The Saccharomonospora glauca K62 genome has a segment encoding these proteins:
- a CDS encoding response regulator gives MSTAEQERPVTVFLVDDHALFRAGARTELESVSDEVRVVGEAGSVNEAVAGIRRTRPRVVLLDVHMPDGGGAEVLRKVRPELPDVVFLALSVSDAAEDVIAVIRAGARGYVTKTISSRELVRAVLRVADGDAVFSPRLAGFVLDAFADRPGAEPINDPDLDLLTPRERDVLRLLARGYAYKEIASELFISVKTVETHVSSVLRKTQLSNRYELSRWASDRRLV, from the coding sequence CAGCCGAGCAGGAACGACCCGTGACGGTGTTCCTCGTCGACGACCACGCGTTGTTCCGAGCGGGAGCCCGCACGGAGCTGGAGTCGGTGAGCGACGAGGTCCGGGTGGTCGGCGAGGCGGGGTCGGTGAACGAGGCCGTGGCCGGAATCCGCCGGACCCGGCCACGGGTGGTGCTGCTCGACGTCCACATGCCCGACGGCGGTGGGGCCGAGGTGTTGCGCAAGGTGCGGCCCGAGCTGCCCGACGTGGTGTTTCTCGCGTTGTCGGTCTCCGACGCCGCCGAGGATGTGATCGCGGTGATCCGTGCGGGCGCGCGCGGGTACGTCACCAAGACGATCTCCTCGCGCGAGCTGGTGCGTGCGGTGCTGCGGGTGGCCGACGGCGACGCGGTGTTCTCGCCGCGCCTGGCCGGGTTCGTGCTCGACGCGTTCGCCGACCGTCCCGGCGCCGAGCCCATCAACGACCCCGACCTCGACTTGCTGACCCCGAGGGAGCGGGACGTGCTGCGGTTGCTCGCGCGCGGCTACGCGTACAAGGAGATCGCCTCGGAGCTGTTCATCTCGGTGAAGACCGTGGAGACCCACGTGTCGAGCGTGTTGCGCAAGACGCAGTTGTCCAACCGCTACGAGCTTTCGCGCTGGGCCTCCGACAGGCGGCTCGTCTGA
- a CDS encoding glycosyltransferase family 2 protein, protein MRLSVVVPCYNEETCLPRLRAALLHVLPPLAEDFEVILVDDGSTDDTLGQLRAMSRSDSRFRYLSLSRNFGKEAAMLAGLKHAAGDLVAILDADLQHPPELLGDMVALIDKGYDQVVARRTRTGEARVRTAASRAYYRMMNRLVDVELTDGVGDFRLLTRRAVDALLSLEERNRFSKGLFSWIGFDTAVVDYENVARTDGESKWSMRSLINYGIDGILSFNHRPLRLAVYLGALCTAAAFGYALWLVIGALLHGTTAPGYVTIMCGIIGFGGMQLLLMGVLGEYLGRIYHETKQRPHFLVKETSHTTAPEAPCVDD, encoded by the coding sequence ATGCGTCTTTCCGTCGTCGTCCCGTGCTACAACGAGGAAACCTGCCTGCCCCGCCTGAGAGCGGCGTTGCTGCACGTACTGCCGCCGCTGGCCGAGGACTTCGAGGTCATCCTCGTGGACGACGGCAGCACCGACGACACGCTCGGACAGCTTCGCGCCATGTCGCGATCGGACTCGCGGTTCCGATACCTGTCGCTCAGCCGCAACTTCGGCAAGGAAGCGGCCATGCTGGCGGGGCTGAAGCACGCGGCGGGTGACCTGGTGGCCATCCTCGACGCCGATCTGCAGCATCCACCGGAGCTGCTGGGGGACATGGTGGCCCTCATCGACAAGGGGTACGACCAGGTGGTCGCCCGGCGGACCCGAACGGGAGAAGCGCGGGTCCGGACGGCGGCGTCTCGGGCGTACTACCGAATGATGAACCGGCTCGTCGACGTCGAACTCACCGACGGGGTGGGCGACTTCAGGCTGTTGACCAGGCGCGCGGTGGACGCTCTGCTGTCGCTGGAGGAACGCAATCGATTCTCCAAGGGCCTGTTCTCCTGGATCGGCTTCGACACGGCCGTGGTGGACTACGAGAACGTCGCGAGGACCGACGGCGAGAGCAAGTGGTCGATGCGATCCCTGATCAACTACGGCATCGACGGCATCCTGTCGTTCAACCACCGGCCGTTGCGGCTCGCCGTGTACCTCGGCGCGCTGTGCACGGCCGCCGCGTTCGGCTACGCGTTGTGGCTCGTCATCGGTGCCCTGCTCCACGGCACCACGGCCCCCGGCTACGTCACGATCATGTGCGGCATCATCGGGTTCGGCGGGATGCAGCTGCTGCTGATGGGGGTTTTGGGCGAGTACCTGGGCCGGATCTACCACGAGACGAAACAGCGCCCGCACTTCCTCGTGAAGGAGACCAGCCACACCACCGCGCCGGAGGCACCGTGCGTGGACGACTAG
- a CDS encoding GtrA family protein, whose amino-acid sequence MRGRLVRFAAVGVVNTATYLGLYLLLRLVLGYLLAHVVAFVLAMVGSYFLNCRFTFRTRPRLRTFLLFPLSNVTNFVVTSAGLYLLVNVFAVDERIAPLIAASVAIPVTFLVAQYILTERRTRPRWAEHATEVRS is encoded by the coding sequence GTGCGTGGACGACTAGTGCGGTTCGCCGCCGTCGGTGTGGTGAACACGGCGACGTACCTGGGCCTCTACCTGCTGTTGCGGCTCGTCCTGGGTTACCTGCTGGCACACGTCGTCGCGTTCGTCCTGGCGATGGTGGGGTCGTACTTCCTCAACTGCCGCTTCACGTTCCGCACTCGTCCCCGCCTGCGGACGTTCCTGCTGTTCCCCCTCTCCAACGTCACGAACTTCGTGGTGACCTCGGCAGGGCTGTACCTGCTCGTGAACGTGTTCGCAGTCGACGAGAGGATCGCCCCCCTGATCGCGGCCTCGGTCGCGATCCCCGTGACCTTCCTCGTGGCCCAGTACATCCTCACGGAGCGGCGCACTCGCCCGCGCTGGGCCGAGCACGCCACGGAGGTCCGCTCATGA